One genomic segment of Flexistipes sp. includes these proteins:
- a CDS encoding DUF456 domain-containing protein — protein MIPVIIFGVTVLQFLFVMLNLFSLPGNMLAAIPPIILYFTDLIELWQLMLILAIVAAGEIFEWISGFFSAKKTGATNKSVFASIAGAIVVGVIMAPLFFGIGALIGSVIGAFAGTFIYEKLATSDNRTAILRSTSIMKNRMFAIVIKFSLGISIVILTGIYIYQ, from the coding sequence ATGATACCTGTAATTATATTTGGCGTCACCGTATTACAGTTTTTATTTGTGATGCTGAATCTTTTCAGCCTCCCCGGTAATATGCTTGCTGCAATACCTCCTATTATTCTGTATTTCACCGATCTTATTGAACTTTGGCAGCTTATGCTAATCCTTGCCATAGTAGCTGCCGGTGAAATATTTGAATGGATATCCGGATTTTTCAGCGCAAAGAAAACAGGCGCCACAAACAAAAGTGTTTTTGCTTCAATCGCCGGTGCAATTGTTGTTGGAGTAATCATGGCTCCGTTATTTTTTGGAATCGGCGCGCTGATAGGATCTGTAATCGGCGCATTTGCCGGCACCTTTATCTATGAAAAGCTTGCCACATCGGATAACCGGACAGCTATTCTCCGAAGCACATCAATAATGAAAAACAGGATGTTCGCCATTGTTATAAAATTCAGTCTGGGTATTTCCATTGTTATCCTGACTGGAATCTACATCTATCAATAA